A section of the Streptomyces sp. NBC_00178 genome encodes:
- a CDS encoding MarR family transcriptional regulator, giving the protein MVTQHSSSALRAPASSKPYPMAKPGYGKRAAPGQPPCRTADFALLPERERYVAGFIDRLPDGAAMDVKSLAKQLPLYGQQAVGSALRIVAYAGHLRRVRCLVRVMGQFRWVFRTFWSRTARDDAWWAAAVRDLPGVIRTIIIGARDTRGGVIDAPYAGAVEAVEGRVTEERVTDSRVAGAPGGSAVEPSDRSAVEPADALAPAGAPAPAPAPAPARAEALEPAPAAQAPEPPSADSPVGHSQAYLALARLGRIDSRLTLSAADCAVLEGRAAEWLARGVNTDYLTQALTAGLPPQVGSPVGFVRRRLADKIPPHVSADPAPPPPGAPVHRALRECVKCAAPGRPEALPDGLCRPCRVAAQPGTAPEPPAGLPSERDVRAFAAELRVLLKSP; this is encoded by the coding sequence GTGGTTACCCAGCACAGTAGCTCCGCCCTGCGCGCCCCCGCATCCTCCAAGCCCTACCCGATGGCCAAGCCCGGCTACGGCAAGCGCGCGGCGCCCGGACAACCTCCCTGCCGCACGGCCGACTTCGCGCTGCTGCCCGAGCGTGAGCGCTACGTCGCCGGTTTCATCGACCGGCTCCCCGACGGCGCCGCGATGGACGTCAAGAGCCTCGCCAAGCAGCTGCCGCTGTACGGCCAGCAGGCCGTGGGCTCCGCCCTGAGGATCGTGGCCTACGCGGGACACCTGCGCCGCGTGAGGTGCCTGGTGCGGGTGATGGGCCAGTTCCGCTGGGTCTTCCGGACGTTCTGGTCGCGCACCGCGCGGGACGACGCGTGGTGGGCCGCAGCAGTCAGGGACCTTCCGGGCGTCATCAGGACCATCATCATCGGCGCCCGGGACACCCGCGGAGGCGTCATCGACGCGCCGTACGCCGGGGCCGTCGAGGCCGTCGAGGGACGTGTCACCGAGGAACGTGTCACCGACAGCCGTGTCGCCGGAGCGCCCGGCGGGAGTGCCGTGGAGCCGTCCGACCGCAGCGCCGTGGAGCCCGCCGACGCACTCGCGCCCGCCGGGGCCCCGGCCCCGGCTCCCGCACCCGCACCCGCACGAGCCGAGGCCCTCGAACCCGCACCGGCCGCGCAGGCCCCGGAACCTCCGTCCGCCGACTCCCCCGTCGGGCATTCCCAGGCCTACCTCGCGCTGGCGAGACTCGGCCGCATCGACTCCCGGCTGACGCTGTCCGCCGCCGACTGCGCCGTCCTCGAAGGCCGGGCAGCCGAATGGCTCGCGCGCGGTGTGAACACCGACTACCTCACGCAGGCCCTCACCGCCGGGCTCCCGCCCCAGGTGGGTTCCCCCGTGGGGTTCGTACGGCGCCGCCTCGCCGACAAGATCCCGCCGCACGTGTCGGCCGACCCGGCTCCGCCCCCACCCGGCGCTCCCGTGCACCGGGCCTTGCGCGAATGCGTCAAATGCGCCGCGCCCGGCCGCCCGGAAGCTCTCCCCGACGGCCTCTGCCGCCCCTGCCGTGTCGCCGCCCAGCCGGGAACAGCACCCGAGCCACCGGCCGGCCTGCCGAGCGAGCGGGACGTGCGCGCCTTCGCCGCCGAACTTCGCGTCCTGCTCAAGTCACCCTGA
- a CDS encoding NUDIX hydrolase, with amino-acid sequence MATPDFILALRKKIGSDPLWLSGVTAVVVRDDQVLLAKRADNGKWTAVTGIIDPGEQPADAAAREVLEETGIVAVPERLAMVHVTDPVVYDNGDQTQYLDLVFRFAWQSGVPSPDDGENTAAEWFALDDLPPMSDDMCKRIAAAVSNEQAAQYVFSPPSPGGA; translated from the coding sequence ATGGCAACACCAGATTTCATCCTTGCGCTGCGCAAGAAAATTGGAAGCGATCCGCTGTGGCTCTCAGGCGTCACCGCGGTCGTCGTCAGGGATGACCAGGTCCTTTTGGCGAAGCGCGCAGATAACGGCAAGTGGACGGCAGTGACTGGGATCATCGATCCGGGGGAGCAACCGGCGGACGCCGCAGCCCGGGAGGTGCTTGAGGAGACCGGTATCGTGGCAGTTCCGGAGCGGCTGGCGATGGTTCACGTCACGGACCCTGTCGTCTATGACAACGGGGACCAGACGCAGTATCTCGACCTGGTGTTCCGCTTTGCTTGGCAGTCCGGCGTTCCGAGTCCCGACGACGGCGAGAACACGGCTGCCGAGTGGTTCGCGCTGGACGACCTGCCTCCGATGTCAGACGACATGTGCAAGCGAATCGCAGCTGCCGTGTCCAACGAGCAGGCAGCCCAGTACGTCTTCTCTCCGCCGTCGCCCGGCGGCGCCTGA
- a CDS encoding AraC family transcriptional regulator, with amino-acid sequence MLDRLNQALEHIEAHLDEPIDVAGLARIAVTSEYHFRRMFSALAGLPLSEYIRRRRLTVAGAEVLDGGRTLLDIATRYGYGSGEAFARAFRAMHGVGPGEARRTGAALHSQPRMSFRIVIEGSSSMRYRIVDRPDFRVVGRKARVPLVHEGVNPAIADFIRSIGPDTSKRIAALADQEPAGIVGVSDQLDPSRAEGTELDYWHGVVTGADVPDDMDALDVPAGLWAVFDSSGPFPQALQYLWRDVFTQWFPSNPYASRPGPEILSVRVAEDGATADAQLWIPVERSAL; translated from the coding sequence ATGCTGGACAGGCTGAACCAGGCCCTGGAGCACATCGAGGCGCACCTCGACGAGCCGATCGACGTGGCAGGCCTCGCGCGCATCGCCGTCACCTCGGAGTACCACTTCCGCCGGATGTTCTCGGCGCTCGCGGGCCTCCCGCTGTCGGAGTACATCCGGCGCAGGCGGCTGACCGTGGCGGGCGCCGAGGTGCTCGACGGTGGGCGGACGCTCCTCGACATCGCGACGCGGTACGGCTACGGCTCGGGCGAGGCGTTCGCCCGGGCGTTCCGTGCGATGCACGGGGTGGGTCCGGGCGAGGCCAGGCGCACGGGTGCGGCACTGCACTCCCAGCCCCGGATGTCCTTCCGGATCGTCATCGAAGGGAGCAGCAGCATGCGGTACAGGATCGTGGACCGGCCGGACTTCCGTGTGGTCGGCAGGAAGGCCCGGGTGCCGCTCGTCCATGAGGGGGTCAATCCGGCGATCGCCGACTTCATCAGGAGCATCGGCCCGGACACGTCGAAACGCATCGCCGCACTGGCCGACCAGGAGCCCGCGGGGATCGTCGGGGTGAGCGACCAACTCGACCCGAGCCGCGCGGAGGGGACCGAACTCGACTACTGGCACGGGGTGGTGACGGGCGCCGACGTCCCTGACGACATGGACGCGCTCGACGTCCCTGCGGGACTGTGGGCCGTCTTCGACAGCTCCGGCCCCTTCCCGCAGGCTCTCCAGTACCTGTGGCGGGACGTGTTCACCCAGTGGTTCCCGTCCAACCCGTACGCGAGCAGGCCCGGCCCGGAGATCCTCAGCGTGCGGGTGGCCGAGGACGGGGCCACGGCTGACGCACAGCTGTGGATTCCCGTGGAGCGTTCGGCGCTCTGA
- the aac(3) gene encoding aminoglycoside 3-N-acetyltransferase produces the protein MREPTSDTPQSAPVPGTPPPDEGRAALLARADGPVTRDRLVRDLKTLGLAEGDTVMFHTRMSAIGYVTGGTQTLIGALGQAVGERGTLVVTCGWNDAPPYDFTDWPQAWQDAVRTGHPAYDPRTSEAEHDNGRLPEALRRWPGAVRSRHPDVSLAALGWSADELMADHPWDDPHGPGSPLARLVAAGGRVLMLGAPLETLTLLHHAEALADLPGKRYVEYEQPITIDGERVWRRFRDIDSSGGAFDYSSVTPAGRDPFETIVGDMLAAGTGLSGRVGAAESHLFEAADVVEYGLAWIEEKLGGAL, from the coding sequence ATGCGCGAACCGACCTCCGACACCCCGCAGTCCGCCCCGGTACCGGGCACACCGCCACCGGACGAGGGCCGGGCGGCCCTGCTCGCACGCGCCGACGGGCCCGTCACCCGGGACCGGCTCGTCCGCGACCTGAAGACGCTCGGGCTGGCCGAGGGCGACACCGTCATGTTCCACACGCGGATGTCCGCCATCGGATACGTGACCGGCGGGACCCAGACCCTGATCGGCGCCCTGGGGCAAGCCGTGGGGGAGCGCGGCACCCTCGTGGTGACCTGCGGCTGGAACGACGCCCCGCCCTACGACTTCACCGACTGGCCGCAGGCCTGGCAGGACGCCGTACGCACCGGGCACCCCGCCTACGATCCCCGGACCAGCGAGGCCGAGCACGACAACGGCCGCCTCCCGGAAGCGCTGCGCCGGTGGCCCGGAGCCGTACGCAGCCGGCACCCCGACGTGAGCCTCGCCGCGCTCGGGTGGTCGGCCGACGAGCTGATGGCCGACCACCCGTGGGACGACCCGCACGGCCCGGGCAGTCCGCTCGCCCGGCTCGTCGCCGCCGGAGGCCGGGTGCTGATGCTGGGCGCTCCCCTGGAGACGCTCACCCTGCTGCACCACGCCGAGGCGCTCGCCGACCTGCCCGGCAAGCGGTACGTGGAGTACGAGCAGCCGATCACGATCGACGGCGAGCGGGTCTGGCGCCGCTTCCGGGACATCGACTCCTCGGGCGGGGCCTTCGACTACTCCTCCGTCACGCCGGCCGGCCGGGATCCGTTCGAGACGATCGTGGGGGACATGCTCGCCGCCGGGACAGGACTCTCCGGCCGCGTCGGCGCGGCGGAGAGCCACCTCTTCGAGGCCGCCGACGTGGTCGAGTACGGGCTCGCGTGGATCGAGGAGAAACTCGGCGGCGCCCTCTGA
- a CDS encoding cysteine hydrolase family protein: MTTHTSPVQALVVVDVQKAFTGGDCALPDAARLVDRTAGLIARARSAGALVVHVQNDGDPGAPDEPGTPGWELHHPVGSGPAEVVVRKTHDDAFQDTALGDLLTSAGVKSLAVCGLMSEMCVQATARTAVALAYRVVLPHDAHATYDIPAEPGISPVVRAAAVSRVAAWPLSRDADVTARAADVTFTAPPHSGP; encoded by the coding sequence ATGACCACTCACACAAGTCCGGTGCAGGCACTCGTCGTTGTCGACGTGCAGAAGGCGTTCACGGGCGGTGACTGCGCCCTGCCCGATGCCGCGCGCCTCGTCGACCGGACGGCCGGCCTGATCGCGCGGGCCAGGTCGGCCGGGGCGCTCGTCGTGCACGTCCAGAACGACGGAGATCCCGGGGCGCCCGACGAGCCCGGCACCCCCGGATGGGAGCTCCACCACCCCGTCGGGAGCGGACCGGCGGAGGTGGTCGTCCGCAAGACGCACGACGACGCCTTCCAGGACACCGCGCTGGGTGACCTGCTGACCTCGGCGGGCGTGAAGTCGCTCGCCGTCTGCGGCCTGATGTCGGAGATGTGCGTGCAGGCCACGGCGCGTACGGCAGTGGCGCTCGCCTACCGGGTCGTCCTGCCGCACGACGCCCACGCGACGTACGACATCCCGGCGGAGCCCGGCATCAGCCCCGTCGTCCGGGCGGCGGCCGTCTCGCGGGTGGCCGCGTGGCCGCTCAGCCGGGACGCGGACGTCACCGCGCGCGCCGCCGACGTCACGTTCACCGCTCCGCCGCACTCCGGGCCCTGA
- the ligD gene encoding non-homologous end-joining DNA ligase yields MASLPRTAPMLATPGRLPSAAADEQWAYEVKQDGQRAMVYAEADGTLRLLARSGADITPAYPDLAALGKALGGVRAVLDGEIVALDGQGRGDFERLQSRMGLSGSPHKAARMARLVPAHLVLFDVVFLDGASLTARPYTERRAALEGLMLDGSHWSTPAAVVGHGDSALAMTREAGLEGVVAKRLTSVYEPGVRARTWIKIRHVRTADVIVGGWVPGRGRLGGLPGAVLVGERHPGGLRYAGSVGTGWSDAERTRLAGLLDAAAVGTCPFDEDPRVAGARWVLPRLVGEVGYATRTKAGRLRHPSWHRLRPDLAPDDIG; encoded by the coding sequence ATGGCCTCCCTGCCGCGTACCGCCCCGATGCTCGCCACCCCGGGCCGTCTGCCGTCCGCGGCCGCCGACGAGCAGTGGGCGTACGAGGTGAAGCAGGACGGCCAGCGCGCCATGGTCTACGCGGAGGCGGACGGGACGCTGAGACTGCTGGCCAGATCGGGGGCCGACATCACCCCCGCCTACCCGGATCTGGCGGCGCTCGGGAAGGCCCTCGGCGGTGTGCGGGCGGTGCTGGACGGTGAGATCGTCGCCCTGGACGGCCAGGGGCGCGGGGACTTCGAGCGGCTGCAGTCGCGGATGGGCCTCTCGGGATCCCCGCACAAGGCGGCCCGCATGGCGCGGCTGGTCCCCGCCCACCTGGTGCTGTTCGACGTCGTCTTCCTGGACGGGGCGAGCCTGACGGCGCGCCCCTACACCGAGCGGCGGGCCGCGCTGGAAGGCCTGATGCTCGACGGGTCCCACTGGTCGACGCCCGCGGCCGTCGTCGGCCACGGCGACAGCGCACTGGCCATGACGCGGGAGGCCGGGCTCGAAGGCGTCGTCGCCAAGCGGCTGACGTCGGTGTACGAGCCCGGGGTGCGGGCCCGTACCTGGATCAAGATCCGGCACGTCCGCACGGCCGACGTGATCGTGGGCGGCTGGGTGCCGGGACGCGGCCGTCTCGGCGGCCTGCCGGGCGCGGTGCTGGTGGGCGAGCGGCACCCGGGCGGGCTCCGGTACGCGGGCAGCGTCGGCACGGGATGGAGCGACGCCGAAAGGACCCGGCTCGCGGGGCTGCTCGACGCGGCCGCCGTCGGCACCTGCCCCTTCGACGAGGACCCGCGGGTCGCGGGTGCACGGTGGGTGCTGCCGCGGCTGGTCGGCGAGGTGGGCTATGCGACCCGCACGAAGGCCGGGCGGCTGCGCCATCCCTCCTGGCACCGGCTGCGGCCCGATCTCGCCCCCGACGACATCGGCTGA